A genomic segment from Syntrophotalea acetylenivorans encodes:
- a CDS encoding heterodisulfide reductase-related iron-sulfur binding cluster translates to MDAPDKRKEPTPQELLRDVLTLCADCDTCRTMMEEDCAFFIELYRLQDQEREDGVPISEEQFRYLAELCTFCGLCPCPKVPMDVMEAKSRYIEKEGMPLATRLLNDVPLMARLCGTFPKLTQALQSNRLSGSLLRKATRLHPDRQLPTFPKDNFFSWAAKRGLDRPQKGEHRVAYFAGCTAGYLFPAIARSVVEILQHHDATVYVPPQQCCGMPFLVEGGRKRTLKLSQANMENLLGTLEDGHDLVYSCPTCGFFLKSLLKERAYYSDTYQQSVDAKEGQIKVPAPEKGENQFWTLHKIMYRHILKDDGYFSSLDPLARVKLSENLLDFALYLTRMQTEGRLKTDFQPLPERMVYFAPCHLREKKIGRPYLDLLKLVPQLDIGEVGSDYDCCGMGGVFGFKEHFHQKSLDLGGPLMDKIRAQDPQAIVTDCMSCRLQFNHCLPYPVYHPVEVLARAYGVALMEEGGR, encoded by the coding sequence ATGGATGCACCGGACAAACGGAAAGAACCGACGCCGCAGGAACTGTTACGGGATGTACTGACTCTCTGTGCTGACTGCGACACCTGCCGTACCATGATGGAAGAGGACTGCGCCTTTTTCATCGAGCTCTACCGTCTGCAAGATCAGGAACGGGAAGACGGGGTACCGATCAGCGAGGAGCAGTTTCGCTACCTGGCTGAGCTCTGCACCTTTTGCGGCCTGTGCCCCTGCCCCAAGGTGCCGATGGACGTGATGGAGGCCAAGAGCCGTTATATCGAGAAGGAAGGCATGCCATTGGCGACCCGCCTGCTCAACGATGTACCGCTGATGGCCCGACTGTGCGGCACCTTTCCCAAACTGACCCAGGCCCTGCAGTCAAATCGACTTAGCGGATCGCTGCTTCGAAAGGCGACCCGCCTGCACCCCGACCGGCAGCTCCCCACCTTCCCCAAAGACAATTTTTTCTCCTGGGCGGCCAAGCGTGGTCTGGACCGGCCGCAGAAAGGGGAGCACCGGGTCGCCTATTTCGCCGGCTGCACCGCCGGCTACCTGTTTCCTGCCATAGCTCGCAGCGTGGTGGAGATTCTGCAGCACCACGACGCCACGGTCTACGTACCGCCCCAGCAGTGCTGCGGCATGCCCTTTCTGGTGGAGGGAGGCCGTAAGCGCACCCTGAAACTGAGTCAGGCTAACATGGAAAACCTGCTCGGAACATTGGAGGATGGTCACGATCTGGTCTATTCCTGCCCCACCTGCGGCTTCTTCCTCAAGAGCCTGCTCAAGGAACGAGCTTACTATTCGGACACCTACCAGCAGTCGGTCGATGCAAAGGAAGGGCAAATAAAGGTTCCCGCTCCGGAAAAAGGCGAAAATCAGTTCTGGACTCTGCACAAGATCATGTACCGGCATATCCTCAAAGACGACGGCTACTTCTCCTCCCTCGACCCTCTGGCCCGGGTCAAGCTTTCCGAAAATCTGCTCGATTTTGCACTCTATCTGACCCGCATGCAGACCGAAGGCCGGCTTAAGACCGACTTCCAGCCTTTGCCCGAGCGCATGGTCTATTTTGCTCCCTGTCATCTGCGTGAGAAGAAAATAGGTCGCCCCTACCTTGATCTGCTAAAACTGGTTCCGCAGCTGGATATCGGGGAGGTAGGTAGCGACTACGACTGCTGCGGCATGGGTGGGGTGTTCGGTTTCAAGGAGCACTTTCACCAGAAGTCCCTCGACCTGGGTGGACCGCTGATGGACAAGATCCGCGCCCAGGACCCCCAGGCCATTGTCACCGACTGCATGAGCTGCCGGCTGCAGTTCAACCACTGCCTGCCCTATCCGGTGTACCATCCGGTGGAGGTGCTGGCCCGGGCCTATGGCGTGGCGCTAATGGAAGAGGGCGGCAGGTAG
- a CDS encoding thioredoxin family protein has product MKKLQILGTGCAKCQKLAENTRLAADELGIDYQLVKVTDIKEIATFGVMMTPALAVDGAVKLVGKVPEAGELKKYLD; this is encoded by the coding sequence ATGAAAAAACTTCAGATCCTGGGTACGGGCTGCGCCAAATGCCAGAAACTGGCGGAAAATACTCGCCTGGCCGCCGATGAACTTGGCATCGATTACCAGCTGGTGAAGGTGACGGACATCAAGGAGATTGCGACCTTCGGCGTCATGATGACCCCGGCCCTGGCCGTCGACGGCGCGGTCAAGCTGGTGGGCAAGGTGCCGGAAGCCGGGGAGTTGAAAAAGTACCTGGACTGA
- the glgA gene encoding glycogen synthase GlgA — MNILLVASEVTPFAKTGGLADVAGALPQALAHLGHDVRICMPYYRSISEKPFVTKRLEVTVEVEIAGALRSVGIYLGRLGEVPVYFLDYPEFFQRQGLYGTAAGDYPDNAQRFGLFCRAVLEALPQLDFRPDVLHLNDWQTGLIPVLLHSERAADPFYTRTGTVMTIHNLGYQGLFPPEALTEIGLDPGLFHMEGLEYYGQLSFLKGGLFFSDLVTTVSPSYCREIQTPEFGHGFEGILHKRRKELIGILNGIDCQQWNPATDAALHTPYSAENPKAKIQNKLDLQHRLGLARDSHLPIVAMVTRLATQKGLDILEAAWPQLIRRPLQFVLLGDGEEKHMAFFRRLQDKHPELVSITLSFDDSLARRIYAGSDLFLMPSHYEPCGLGQLIALRYGAIPLVRRTGGLADTVSDVDKNPLGNGFVFTAPTAKALIKTLNRALKRYHDHDDWACLVQRAMAEDFSWEQSAGRYVEIYQRAQECKGE, encoded by the coding sequence ATGAACATTCTGCTTGTCGCTTCCGAAGTGACTCCCTTTGCCAAAACCGGTGGGCTGGCTGATGTCGCCGGCGCCTTGCCGCAAGCCCTGGCTCATCTCGGCCACGACGTTCGAATCTGTATGCCCTATTACCGTAGCATCAGCGAAAAACCCTTCGTCACCAAACGACTCGAAGTGACTGTTGAAGTGGAGATCGCCGGTGCCCTCCGCAGCGTCGGTATTTACCTGGGGCGGCTTGGGGAAGTTCCTGTCTATTTTCTCGACTATCCCGAATTCTTTCAGCGTCAGGGATTATACGGCACAGCCGCTGGCGACTATCCAGACAACGCCCAGCGTTTCGGGCTCTTTTGTCGAGCGGTGCTCGAAGCCCTGCCGCAACTCGACTTTCGCCCCGACGTGCTGCACCTCAACGACTGGCAAACGGGGTTGATTCCAGTGCTGTTGCACAGTGAACGGGCGGCCGACCCTTTTTACACCCGCACCGGCACCGTGATGACCATTCACAACCTCGGCTATCAGGGACTGTTTCCCCCGGAAGCCCTGACCGAGATCGGTCTCGACCCGGGCCTTTTTCACATGGAAGGACTGGAATATTACGGCCAGCTTTCCTTCCTCAAAGGGGGGCTGTTCTTCTCCGACCTGGTCACCACCGTTTCTCCCAGTTACTGTCGGGAGATTCAAACCCCTGAATTCGGTCACGGCTTCGAAGGCATTCTTCATAAACGACGCAAGGAGCTGATCGGCATCCTTAACGGGATCGATTGCCAACAGTGGAACCCGGCCACCGATGCCGCCTTGCATACCCCGTACAGCGCCGAAAATCCGAAGGCCAAGATACAAAATAAACTCGATTTGCAGCACAGATTGGGACTGGCACGGGACAGCCACCTGCCGATAGTGGCCATGGTCACCCGCCTCGCCACCCAGAAAGGCCTGGATATTCTAGAAGCGGCCTGGCCTCAACTGATTCGCCGCCCCCTGCAATTCGTCCTGCTCGGCGACGGCGAGGAAAAACATATGGCCTTCTTCCGTCGCTTACAAGACAAACACCCGGAACTGGTCTCCATTACCTTGAGTTTTGATGACTCATTGGCCCGACGCATCTACGCCGGCAGCGACCTGTTCTTAATGCCAAGCCATTACGAACCCTGTGGCCTCGGCCAGCTCATCGCCCTGCGTTATGGTGCTATCCCTCTGGTGCGACGTACCGGCGGCCTGGCCGACACGGTATCCGATGTCGACAAAAACCCGCTAGGCAATGGCTTTGTCTTCACGGCCCCGACCGCCAAGGCCCTCATAAAAACCCTCAATCGGGCCCTTAAACGCTACCATGACCATGATGATTGGGCGTGTCTGGTACAGCGGGCCATGGCCGAGGACTTTTCCTGGGAACAGTCGGCCGGCCGCTATGTGGAGATTTATCAACGAGCTCAGGAGTGTAAAGGTGAGTGA
- a CDS encoding alpha-amylase family glycosyl hydrolase encodes MSSVSIDRTPYFPLSVPFSALARKRYELVLEPPRPSSAEALYYLRLAGAKLPTTVGGGAQLNLLAQLNRALRKLGERFLSQRISEGLCFDLAGLQPSLQTLIELFPPHTVLSGEPLAKYLSVTSDGYRKTLLELFLLAVQNDNPATTDLRSLFDDTGLQQRCDYRQLLSRLDTLLTDEEGIGSLGTSLTALLWAPIKASPHSLADQLNYVRLHWAEFLPADLLLSIDSAFDVLASEEQQRGWGKPQVPVPHYPAATRTEPEAERFSPDTDWMPRTVLIAKTIYVWLDQLSSQYGRPIHRLSQIPDAELDLLAKRGFTALWLIGLWERSPASKQIKRIMGNPEAEASAYSLYDYTVAEDLGGQQDLDELHDRCWQRGLRLACDVVPNHTGIVSRWMEEHPDWFVQLDYPPFPCYRFDGPDLSSRDDVTLQIENGYFDHSDAAVVFQHIDRTSGRVRYIYHGNDGTHTPWNDTAQLNFLMAEVREAMIQTILQVARTFKVIRFDAAMTLAKKHYQRLWFPRPGGGAGVPSRAEHWMEAEEFDRIFPVEFWREVVDRVAAEVPDTLLLAEAFWLMEGFFVRTLGMHRVYNSAFMHMFKNEDNGKYQQLLRNTLEFNPEILKRFVNFMNNPDEATAVEQFGRGDKYFGVAVILVTLPGLPMFGHGQIEGFAEKYGMEYRRAYWEETVDEGFVAHHETQIFPLLHQRHLFSEAELFELYPFETAHGVNNDVFAYSNGCGQQRALVVYHNRSGSAAGWVRHSVPKARLGAHGGRQPSTTTLTAALGVNSDSRHYYRFRDQHSGQHYLRSGAELEEKGLFFQLEGYQYQVFVDFCELIDTDGSWSRLCRQLNGQPVSDLDLELKRLHLEPLLSAFDRLLQDPFWDRLLPSTATEEATAELSGLKTEPLLGGFEAFIGQLQPLTGPHGDSTELVAGLASELQALSKFSASTGRKPDKISIRRELCRILAESLNEVLPAYLLLHRLGDLTPGDNDPTRVIAWLDDYLLREPLVQCLINKDQLLLIALIRWQDLLAKEFSLSDLVTDDTVRDFLQVHEYEGHQWMCAERLSELASGLFAISALVAATQETGAALNLRLERLWEQAQKLVAAGKHAGYRLDRLQSLR; translated from the coding sequence ATGTCTTCTGTTTCTATTGACCGGACACCCTACTTTCCCCTCTCGGTGCCTTTTTCCGCCCTGGCGCGGAAACGCTACGAGCTGGTCCTTGAGCCGCCCCGCCCCTCCTCCGCCGAAGCCCTCTATTATTTGCGACTGGCTGGTGCAAAACTGCCGACTACGGTCGGTGGCGGGGCACAACTCAATCTGCTGGCGCAACTGAACCGGGCTCTGCGCAAGCTCGGCGAGCGGTTTCTCTCCCAAAGGATCAGCGAAGGGCTTTGCTTTGATCTTGCCGGACTGCAACCAAGCCTGCAAACACTCATTGAGCTGTTTCCGCCACACACGGTATTGAGCGGCGAACCTTTGGCGAAATATCTGTCGGTCACATCGGACGGTTATCGAAAAACTCTACTGGAGTTGTTTCTGCTCGCCGTACAAAATGACAATCCAGCCACAACGGACCTGCGCTCGTTATTCGATGACACGGGTCTGCAACAACGCTGCGACTACCGCCAGCTACTATCCCGGCTCGATACCCTGCTGACGGATGAAGAAGGTATAGGTTCTTTGGGAACCTCCCTCACCGCCCTGTTGTGGGCGCCCATCAAGGCTTCGCCCCATTCTCTGGCCGACCAGTTAAACTACGTGAGGCTCCACTGGGCGGAGTTTCTGCCGGCAGATTTACTGCTAAGCATCGACAGTGCCTTTGACGTGCTTGCCAGCGAAGAGCAGCAAAGGGGCTGGGGGAAACCGCAGGTGCCGGTGCCCCACTACCCGGCGGCAACCAGGACCGAACCGGAGGCCGAACGCTTTTCCCCCGATACCGACTGGATGCCCCGGACGGTTCTGATCGCCAAAACCATCTATGTCTGGCTCGATCAGCTCTCCAGCCAGTACGGCCGGCCCATACACCGTCTGAGCCAGATCCCCGACGCCGAACTCGACCTGCTGGCAAAGCGCGGCTTTACCGCCCTGTGGCTGATCGGCCTCTGGGAGCGCTCGCCGGCCTCAAAGCAGATCAAGCGCATCATGGGCAACCCCGAGGCCGAAGCGTCGGCCTACTCCCTCTACGACTACACCGTAGCCGAGGATCTCGGCGGTCAGCAGGATCTGGATGAACTCCATGACCGCTGCTGGCAGAGGGGGCTGCGACTGGCCTGCGACGTAGTCCCCAACCATACCGGCATCGTTTCCCGTTGGATGGAAGAGCACCCCGACTGGTTCGTGCAACTCGACTATCCGCCCTTCCCCTGCTACCGATTCGACGGCCCCGACCTCTCCAGCAGAGATGACGTCACCCTGCAGATCGAGAACGGCTACTTCGACCACAGCGATGCGGCGGTGGTGTTCCAGCACATCGACCGGACCAGCGGCCGGGTCCGCTACATCTACCACGGCAACGACGGCACCCATACCCCCTGGAACGATACCGCGCAGCTCAATTTTCTGATGGCCGAAGTGCGCGAAGCGATGATTCAGACCATCTTGCAGGTGGCCCGGACCTTCAAGGTGATCCGCTTTGATGCCGCCATGACCCTGGCAAAAAAACACTACCAGCGCCTATGGTTTCCTCGCCCCGGCGGCGGCGCCGGAGTCCCTTCCCGGGCCGAACACTGGATGGAAGCCGAAGAATTCGACCGGATCTTTCCCGTGGAGTTCTGGCGCGAGGTGGTCGACCGGGTCGCTGCCGAGGTCCCCGACACCCTGCTGCTGGCCGAGGCCTTCTGGCTGATGGAGGGATTTTTCGTTCGTACCCTGGGCATGCACCGGGTCTACAACAGTGCCTTCATGCACATGTTCAAGAACGAGGACAACGGTAAATATCAGCAACTGCTGCGCAATACTCTGGAGTTCAACCCGGAAATCCTCAAGCGCTTCGTCAATTTCATGAATAATCCCGACGAGGCCACTGCGGTGGAGCAATTCGGCAGGGGAGATAAATACTTCGGGGTGGCGGTCATACTGGTCACCCTGCCCGGTCTGCCCATGTTCGGCCACGGTCAGATCGAGGGTTTTGCCGAAAAGTACGGCATGGAGTACCGGCGTGCCTACTGGGAAGAGACGGTCGATGAGGGCTTCGTCGCCCATCACGAAACCCAGATATTTCCTCTGCTCCATCAACGCCACCTATTCAGCGAAGCCGAGCTTTTTGAACTCTATCCCTTCGAAACGGCCCACGGGGTCAATAATGACGTCTTCGCCTATTCCAACGGCTGCGGGCAGCAGCGGGCACTGGTGGTCTATCACAACCGATCCGGGTCTGCAGCTGGCTGGGTTCGCCACAGCGTACCTAAAGCCCGGCTTGGCGCCCACGGCGGTCGCCAGCCATCGACCACCACCCTGACCGCCGCTCTCGGGGTAAACAGCGACAGCCGCCATTACTATCGCTTTCGCGATCAGCATAGCGGGCAACACTACCTGCGCTCTGGTGCTGAGTTGGAAGAAAAGGGTCTGTTCTTCCAGCTGGAAGGCTATCAGTACCAGGTCTTTGTTGATTTTTGTGAGCTGATCGATACCGACGGCAGCTGGAGCCGCTTATGCAGGCAACTCAACGGTCAACCGGTAAGTGATCTTGATTTGGAACTCAAGCGTCTTCATCTAGAACCCCTGCTGAGCGCCTTTGATCGACTGCTGCAAGACCCGTTTTGGGACCGGCTACTCCCTTCGACAGCCACCGAAGAAGCCACTGCGGAGTTGAGCGGACTAAAGACCGAACCGTTGCTGGGGGGCTTCGAGGCGTTTATCGGCCAATTGCAGCCTCTCACCGGTCCGCATGGGGACAGCACTGAGTTGGTGGCAGGGCTGGCCTCTGAGCTTCAAGCGCTAAGCAAGTTTTCAGCCTCCACAGGCAGAAAACCCGATAAGATCTCTATCCGCCGCGAGCTTTGCCGTATCCTGGCTGAATCGCTAAACGAGGTACTACCAGCCTATCTGCTTCTCCATCGCCTTGGCGACCTCACACCCGGCGACAACGACCCGACTCGCGTCATCGCCTGGCTCGATGATTACCTGCTGCGCGAGCCCTTGGTTCAATGCCTTATCAACAAAGATCAGTTGCTGTTGATCGCCCTGATCCGCTGGCAAGACCTGTTGGCGAAGGAGTTTTCGCTAAGTGATCTGGTCACTGACGACACGGTTCGTGATTTTCTTCAGGTGCATGAATACGAAGGCCATCAATGGATGTGTGCCGAGCGACTTAGCGAGCTGGCTTCGGGCCTGTTCGCCATATCGGCCCTGGTTGCCGCAACTCAAGAGACCGGAGCAGCCCTGAATCTGCGCCTTGAGCGCCTATGGGAACAGGCGCAAAAGCTGGTCGCCGCCGGGAAACATGCCGGTTATCGCCTTGACCGCCTGCAAAGCTTACGATAA
- a CDS encoding DUF4931 domain-containing protein, whose protein sequence is MRWDPLKNIWVAVADKRGRGPKDFFLERQKLTTTACPFCYGQESKTPAEIFALRPDGSLPNQPGWRVRVVPNKYPMLGIEGELGQRGEGLYDAMNGIGAHEVIIETPDHDRSTADLSTTELADVLHAVQTRLIDLRRDQRFSCILPFKSHGVEAGATIPHAYLQILALPIIPPEVRATLVSSQSYFARKERCLLCDILAQEITDGRRIVRNDGEFLAFAPYASRRPFEIMIAPQRHSHDFAQLDHSGLARLAETLGDLLRRQRQVLRDPAYNFVLYSAPLPHRRPGKPHYWSSLAYDYHWHIELAPHLARPIGLEWGTGFYCNPTAPEEAAAFLRDAPLNLPS, encoded by the coding sequence ATGCGCTGGGACCCGCTGAAAAACATCTGGGTTGCCGTAGCTGACAAGCGGGGCCGAGGCCCGAAGGACTTTTTTCTGGAACGCCAGAAACTGACCACTACCGCCTGCCCCTTCTGCTATGGCCAGGAAAGCAAGACCCCCGCTGAAATCTTTGCCCTGCGCCCCGATGGCAGTTTGCCCAACCAACCGGGCTGGCGGGTAAGGGTAGTACCGAATAAATATCCCATGCTCGGTATTGAAGGAGAGTTGGGCCAGCGCGGCGAGGGACTCTACGATGCCATGAACGGAATCGGCGCTCACGAGGTGATTATTGAAACTCCCGACCATGACCGAAGCACCGCCGACCTTTCCACCACAGAATTGGCCGATGTGCTGCATGCCGTGCAAACCCGTCTGATCGACCTGCGTCGGGACCAGCGCTTCAGTTGTATTTTACCCTTCAAGAGCCACGGGGTGGAAGCTGGCGCCACCATCCCCCATGCCTATTTACAGATTTTGGCCCTGCCGATCATTCCACCAGAGGTGAGGGCAACCTTAGTCTCGAGCCAAAGCTATTTTGCGCGCAAGGAGCGCTGCCTGTTGTGCGACATTCTCGCCCAGGAGATCACCGACGGCCGCCGCATCGTGCGTAACGACGGCGAGTTTCTGGCCTTTGCTCCTTATGCCTCGCGACGGCCTTTCGAGATCATGATCGCCCCGCAACGGCACAGTCACGACTTCGCCCAGCTTGACCACAGCGGCTTGGCTCGCCTGGCTGAAACCCTGGGTGATCTGCTGCGCCGTCAGCGGCAGGTACTACGTGACCCAGCCTACAACTTTGTTCTGTACAGCGCCCCACTGCCCCATCGGCGGCCGGGAAAACCCCACTACTGGAGTTCCCTGGCATACGATTATCATTGGCATATCGAACTGGCGCCGCACCTGGCCCGCCCCATCGGCCTGGAATGGGGTACCGGTTTTTACTGTAACCCTACAGCTCCTGAAGAAGCCGCCGCGTTTCTCCGTGATGCCCCCCTGAACCTTCCTTCTTAA
- a CDS encoding mannose-1-phosphate guanyltransferase: MKAVIMAGGFGTRIQPLTINMPKPMIPLVNRPIMLHIVELLKQHGISELIMLLYHQPEVIKHYFGDGSEYGVRITYVTPLEDLGTAGAVKAAAAYLDERFMLISGDLLTDFDLSAIVDFHEQKQAKATITLTPVTDPLQFGVVITDKQGRITKFLEKPGWGEVFSDTINTGIYVLEPEVLDLIPEGENRDWSKDVFPQMLADQAPLFGCNQTGYWADIGNTDAYLEASQDILQGKVDVHIDESPAPGLERIYLGEETLLSDGQPALLEGMVVIGSNTQIKGRARLKNCIIGRNCIIEDGVELENTVVWDNVYLKRDSRVQGAGLCHRIRMGRGVVIEEGVILGDDTTVGDEVYIKKDVKVWPSKIIEGGSIVTANMIWGEKWRKMLFEGAKVGGLTNIELTPEFCAKLGAAYGSTLPRDSYVLAGRDVIRSSRMLKRAFVGGLLSAGVNVRDTKRIPLPVLRYKLTTFGEVGGVHFRQAREDLAATEIIFHDADGMELSSGMAKGIERVFFKENFRRVHFSEPGAIKEIPQIFDYYCEGFLRALDGNLLRSKGLKVVLDLNHSPAGELLPRLLTQLGCNVIELNSNVDESVTGNSPEDIEQALDQLSRIVTCLGATIGCRICPSGERLQLVDETGVILSEIDLLNCVTALVCRAEHNGVLVMPVAAPETVEQLAGDWSMTVKRTKNNARSLVEAGSERQVQLVAAMDGRLAFPPFQPHFDGLFSIAKILELLARTEQTLGGIRQTLPTRSYRQAQIPCSWELKGGLMRKMSEHSVDLEASFLDGVKVRIDNDWVLVLPDQHRPVMHIIAESVVANRADTLLEVYCQRIEEWKQELLQS, translated from the coding sequence ATGAAGGCAGTCATCATGGCCGGGGGCTTCGGCACCCGTATTCAACCACTCACCATCAACATGCCGAAACCAATGATTCCCCTGGTGAATCGGCCGATCATGCTGCATATCGTCGAACTGTTGAAACAACACGGCATCTCCGAACTCATCATGCTGCTCTACCATCAACCGGAAGTCATCAAGCACTATTTTGGTGATGGCAGCGAATACGGTGTGCGCATCACCTATGTCACCCCCCTGGAAGACCTGGGAACGGCCGGGGCCGTCAAGGCCGCCGCTGCCTATCTCGACGAACGATTTATGCTCATCAGCGGTGATCTGCTGACCGATTTCGACCTGTCGGCCATTGTAGACTTCCATGAACAGAAGCAAGCCAAAGCGACCATCACCTTAACCCCGGTTACCGACCCCCTGCAATTCGGCGTAGTCATCACCGACAAACAGGGCCGCATCACCAAATTTCTGGAAAAACCGGGATGGGGGGAAGTCTTTTCCGATACGATTAATACCGGCATCTACGTCTTGGAGCCAGAGGTTCTCGATTTGATCCCCGAAGGCGAGAATCGCGACTGGTCCAAAGACGTCTTTCCGCAGATGCTGGCCGACCAGGCACCCTTATTCGGCTGCAACCAGACCGGATACTGGGCCGACATCGGCAACACCGACGCCTACCTGGAGGCCAGCCAGGACATTTTGCAAGGCAAGGTAGACGTGCATATCGACGAAAGCCCGGCACCCGGGCTTGAGCGGATTTATCTGGGCGAGGAGACCCTTCTCAGCGACGGTCAACCGGCCCTGCTGGAAGGCATGGTCGTGATTGGCAGCAACACTCAAATCAAGGGCCGAGCCCGGTTGAAAAACTGTATCATCGGCCGTAACTGTATCATTGAAGACGGCGTCGAGCTTGAAAACACCGTGGTCTGGGACAACGTCTACCTCAAGCGGGACAGCCGCGTTCAAGGGGCGGGTCTCTGTCACCGCATTCGCATGGGACGCGGGGTGGTCATCGAGGAAGGCGTCATTCTCGGTGACGACACCACCGTTGGCGACGAAGTCTATATTAAAAAGGACGTCAAGGTCTGGCCCAGCAAGATCATCGAAGGGGGCTCCATCGTCACCGCCAATATGATCTGGGGTGAAAAGTGGCGCAAGATGCTCTTCGAAGGGGCCAAGGTCGGAGGGCTGACCAACATCGAGCTGACACCGGAATTCTGCGCTAAACTCGGCGCCGCCTACGGTTCGACTCTGCCTCGGGATTCCTATGTACTGGCAGGCCGCGACGTGATTCGTTCATCGCGCATGCTCAAACGAGCCTTCGTCGGTGGCCTGCTGTCGGCCGGCGTCAACGTGCGGGATACCAAACGCATCCCTTTGCCGGTATTGCGCTACAAACTCACCACCTTCGGTGAAGTTGGCGGTGTACACTTTCGCCAGGCGCGGGAAGACCTGGCAGCAACGGAAATTATCTTTCACGATGCTGACGGAATGGAGCTCTCCTCGGGTATGGCCAAGGGCATTGAGCGAGTCTTTTTTAAAGAGAATTTCCGCCGGGTTCATTTCAGCGAGCCTGGAGCCATCAAGGAAATCCCGCAGATTTTCGACTACTATTGCGAGGGTTTTCTACGCGCGCTGGACGGCAATTTGCTACGGAGCAAAGGGCTCAAGGTGGTCCTTGACCTCAATCATTCGCCGGCCGGCGAACTGCTGCCCAGACTGCTAACCCAACTCGGCTGCAACGTCATTGAACTTAATTCCAACGTCGATGAGAGTGTCACCGGCAACTCGCCTGAGGATATCGAACAAGCCCTGGATCAGCTCTCACGCATCGTCACTTGCCTCGGTGCGACCATCGGCTGCCGGATCTGCCCCTCCGGTGAGCGGTTGCAACTGGTAGACGAAACCGGAGTCATCCTATCCGAGATCGACCTGCTCAACTGCGTTACGGCGTTGGTCTGCCGAGCCGAGCACAACGGCGTGCTGGTCATGCCGGTGGCGGCCCCGGAAACAGTGGAACAGCTTGCCGGCGACTGGAGCATGACGGTCAAGCGCACTAAAAACAACGCCCGTTCCCTTGTAGAAGCGGGTAGCGAACGACAGGTACAACTGGTGGCTGCCATGGATGGCCGACTGGCCTTTCCGCCCTTCCAGCCCCATTTCGACGGCCTGTTCAGCATCGCCAAGATCCTTGAGTTGCTGGCCCGCACCGAACAAACTCTCGGCGGCATACGCCAGACTCTGCCGACACGGAGCTACCGTCAGGCCCAGATACCCTGTTCCTGGGAGCTTAAAGGCGGCCTGATGCGTAAGATGAGTGAACATTCCGTTGATCTGGAAGCCTCATTCCTGGATGGCGTCAAAGTGCGCATCGACAACGATTGGGTATTGGTCCTTCCCGACCAGCATCGTCCGGTAATGCATATTATTGCCGAATCGGTCGTTGCGAATCGGGCCGACACCCTGTTGGAGGTCTACTGCCAGCGGATTGAGGAATGGAAACAGGAGCTTCTGCAAAGCTAA
- a CDS encoding response regulator: MMRLLIVDDEKNIRHLYAADLQDAGYQVDTAESGAAAAELLNRFTFDLVVLDIHMGNESGLDILQDIVQERKDLPVILCSAYSCYKEDFSSWLADGYVVKSSDTSALKAEIERVLAKRGSKTNGGNA, from the coding sequence CTGATGCGTTTATTGATCGTGGACGATGAAAAGAACATTCGCCATCTCTACGCCGCCGACCTGCAAGATGCCGGTTATCAGGTCGATACGGCCGAAAGCGGCGCTGCGGCAGCAGAATTGCTCAATCGTTTTACTTTTGACCTGGTGGTGCTCGATATCCATATGGGCAACGAAAGTGGTCTTGATATCCTTCAGGATATTGTCCAGGAAAGAAAGGATTTACCGGTAATCCTCTGCAGCGCCTACAGCTGCTACAAAGAGGATTTTTCGTCCTGGCTGGCCGATGGCTATGTGGTCAAAAGTTCCGACACCTCAGCCTTAAAGGCGGAGATCGAAAGAGTTTTGGCAAAGAGAGGAAGTAAAACCAACGGAGGCAATGCATGA